One Rissa tridactyla isolate bRisTri1 chromosome 4, bRisTri1.patW.cur.20221130, whole genome shotgun sequence DNA window includes the following coding sequences:
- the EIF2S1 gene encoding eukaryotic translation initiation factor 2 subunit 1, with protein MPGLSCRFYQHKFPEVEDVVMVNVRSIAEMGAYVSLLEYNNIEGMILLSELSRRRIRSINKLIRIGRNECVVVIRVDKEKGYIDLSKRRVSPEEAIKCEDKFTKSKTVYSILRHVAEVLEYTKDEQLESLFQRTAWVFDDKYKRPGYGAYDAFKHAVSDPAILDSLDLTEEERRVLIDNINRRLTPQAVKIRADIEVACYGYEGIDAVKEALRAGLNCSTENMPIKINLIAPPRYVMTTTTLERTEGLSVLNQAMAVIKEKIEEKRGVFNVQMEPKVVTDTDETELARQLERLERENAEVDGDDDAEEMEAKTED; from the exons ATGCCAGGACTAAGCTGTAGATTCTACCAGCATAAATTTCCAGAGGTGGAAGATGTAGTGATGGTCAACGTTCGGTCCATTGCCGAAATGGGAGCCTACGTCAGCCTTCTGGAGTACAACAACATTGAAGGCATGATCCTTCTCAGTGAGCTATCCAGAAGACGTATTCGTTCCATAAACAAACTCATCCGCATCGGGAGGAATGAATGCGTGGTGGTCATAAGAGTTGATAAAGAGAAAG GTTATATTGACTTGTCAAAAAGAAGAGTTTCTCCAGAGGAGGCAATCAAATGTGAAGACAAATTCACAAAATCGAAGACT GTTTACAGCATCCTTCGCCATGTTGCTGAAGTCTTGGAGTACACTAAGGATGAGCAGCTTGAGAGTCTGTTCCAGAGAACTGCCTGGGTATTTGATGACAAGTACAAAAGACCAGGATATGGTGCTTATGATGCATTCAAGCATGCAGTCTC AGACCCTGCAATCCTGGATAGCCTAGATCTGACAGAGGAAGAGAGGCGTGTATTGATTGACAATATTAACAGACGTCTGACACCACAAGCAGTCAAAATCCGAGCTG ATATTGAGGTTGCCTGTTATGGTTATGAAGGCATAGATGCAGTAAAAGAAGCTTTGAGAGCAGGCTTGAACTGTTCCACGGAGAACATGCCCATTAAA ATTAATCTAATAGCCCCTCCTCGTTATGTGATGACTACAACAACACTGGAGAGAACTGAAGGACTGTCTGTTCTAAATCAAGCCATGgctgtaattaaagaaaaaattgaggAGAAGAGGGGTGTCTTTAATGTGCAGATGGAG CCTAAGGTGGTTACTGACACAGATGAGACTGAGCTTGCAAGGCAGTTGGAAAGACTGGAGAGGGAAAATGCTGAAGTGGATGGGGATGATGATGCTGAGGAAATGGAAGCCAAAACTGAAGACTAA